Proteins encoded by one window of Bactrocera oleae isolate idBacOlea1 chromosome 4, idBacOlea1, whole genome shotgun sequence:
- the enok gene encoding histone acetyltransferase KAT6B isoform X2: protein MRESAHDISLDTWKQWILEAISKIRSQKQRPSVQRICQAIGSHHKFHEDIVAEKLEEAVESGAVIKVYNKGLHSYKAPMAKRRIKIEKNSNLCKIVAKAVHDLGECEGSTIKTIENYIQKFNNIDLGPDVDFRAIIKSSIRKAVDAGFLVQEGKLYKKGRSLTTPRKSSSTLEVTVTTGDDNCSYCSGDAQKNRNGIPEPLSSCKKCGMSLHTTCANIAAKCKSQSYVLLYMLVTKGSIWYCKNCAECSICQCTDRGPCLLECSACKKMYHLTCLDTVPDKKPKHPYRCKNCILQNFDVVKKEVTKKGLETVKNRSQTVGETYKATRGGKLVMASTSEYTGTRHKEWIGGKLKDKRSMGAAAGISCKRQIIDEIDNNPTTSKLSKYEGSKEMYKDISLSQAIKSSQNLQKSIAHNSHLKMFRQRRQFAGFLNKLDASTNDTKRTKKKTPSDLSSSSSSSDSDEDDNMDFDDDNQDDSTSSGSCSSSSSGSDSSESSSDSSEFDNEEDNYEENDDDDCDSDKTKNYTSQNTKSKDEHWGFAAVAKNRVDIFSQSRNMETDSFALKKCGNILTGFNKNLVPDEINTRNKQMNYKPLQNLGNEVDQMETRTTKATAKKDDLPETSVASVEVAANRSAKKPVEKVQKKKVATLKSAPLDTKRTVYKSDDDEVPYLNESTVIKYQMMENTNYARGVKPFTNEESSSNEKVEYEEVYPENPFENQPLPNGVEQSDITIYKKIRENAAKKITELKSLNALTNANIGPTQERCPSAIEIGKWHIETWYSSPFPQEYARLPKLYLCEFCLKYTKSRSVLDRHQNKCLWKQPPGTEIYRHNDISVFEVDGNINKIYCQNLCLLAKLFLDHKTLYYDVEPFLFYILTKNDKKGCHLVGYFSKEKHCAQKFNVSCILTMPQFQRQGFGRFLIEFSYLLSREEGQVGTPEKPLSDLGRLSYFSYWKSIILEYIYSHRNDGRITFKDIANKTGLTVSDIALAFELLNFIKLRKNEDDIRYQINIKVDWEKVISHYKKLQNSKRIPLETDCLRWSPLLSKSLTGDGTKSSEESFLDSSTRSDQIAIERIRSRKSNSLIANNAHFIKKETITNDGGSMHSSKSKLSNFSNDKIASATVELNFHKRKPAHVKNTNTDLKNSMHEVVDESNEPPSQDAHVQNKLPETVVTKIDTNSDNAYVKAATSIVVEVARRNPRKRHLSRDDGITPPTVEEPEISNKPEKRRRIQNSPVQPVVVADKTKGEAMDAMGIEDDKPSSRAQRLANRNQSTPIVSTNKRKHFERQNELKVNIKQEETNSVEKMAIEPEPEPEPEPAAETVPEPAPEAIVEPEAAKECIGVEETAEDKSIKNCNNDKPITTVPKLRGKKSIEKKTNDMYNDSNTNSAKNDSVTSEPHIAEQEPDSKQETKNNTEPAANTVSETVIKNVEADVATNAIAEQKEEQQSQQTQMQSEPEPVQEIKQPIQQTAPLKTETSALPAGNDEKVLEAVAKKTKKTFAELMVENTDTTSASVTAEPKLNLNDTKKSPHENENEQNEVNVKSVNAASDNATTIAVVNVNDDKPKILDEVAKDAAAMPADNTVQHVEQKTEIEVKANATAVAATKSEPITTEVTPTTTTVVKEPLCKIECIETEASPKMVAQISPKPTIKEDCANSPCLTNEKSSKDDEQKDIYESRSDTKQLAAAAVTATTPTTTTTAAAAATVTMPAALTAPSLVAPTAMPPTNTAIASAPVIAPTPVLTATPMPTAVATPTTATVAPAQQLQIPKPTTSEAAIICKTDQLVETKPIMNIKTASPHTKPYADNAPESKMNEKKIKNSMESAVAERKEKIYTQSNNMHESSELNKLKIQKMNEAAAAAAAATATLELQRAHMQASVKKSAANQAVISNTNAINTGRNDASSNTSFMKTVKDKQKSIITHTDIKIKEEDKQVQVITNKGSDAALLSLHEKNPYNTAAVAAAEHQKMQNSMDLNKIATPFAINQIPNYANTPQYWQWDYYGYNLSTLEAASHKNQNKFKDLATSMAYSHNFTQNFYQSAIQHHAHQHMQQQQQQQQQQQQQQQQQQQQQQQQQQQQQHTKDKLKSDRKMSACKKEDSAKSSANANSQSFSGSREDPHNCGFSNPQASAYAQKCNNIQTKSHKMSTDQTQHIKSLNLLPNASSRFYNPIPIPSNALAQQALCGQKVRGEHNNLSAAEENKVKLSAHNAANQQQQQQQQQQHQQQQAATQDITTPMAYSSGSSNHSASNLHHYDCGMTVPMNMDSPSSIGSDIQQNTPDPIPSTTPHLQQQQQQQQQSQYSDCSMQSHSGNTPMHMAIQTSHIQQQQQQANLNLNMPSSSAQGLNSLTASQQQQHGQQNRKVNQQAELVASSSNQRASTPKAIRGGNTTGNNQQQQHRQPKSTPPTNAAVNVSQQQQQQQSVNNNQNLLQSQQEHLHNMQQQYSQLSGQHHHQQNMHIDYITSIPPNIQNYSSNATNSYDIVSMPTVIPQRMAISNTAHSLSSPHQRTLDQSSPSACAVNNFYLQNNLTANEAATSRVPVPASSAATNANGGGGGGGGGVGVIHISPDPSASSSSGNGDSQLAQDNVSESSSSNAGTTPTQVGNLCSLSKLQQLTNGLDIQPCNTSPAGQVNLTPPPHHPVSHNSMTPPPHLLVTQNRSLGTPPNMLQPQINPLQYHKYYSSNMNIAPIATSQNVNRNTRNTASAPVQHIAVSSVTTSSTTSRTTNVHISPNLMPPYGAINGYRMTTPQAAATPTYAAGGDYSNSQIPMQMGVMNMQSQYPDACAIQRAQQNSMYSTYPPPYLSLNGAMRR from the exons ATGAGGGAATCCGCTCATGACATAAGTCTTGATACTTGGAAGCAGTGGATTTTGGAAGCGATTTCAAAAATACGTTCCCAAAAACAAAGGCCAAGCGTACAACGCATTTGCCAAGCGATTGGAAGTCAtcacaaatttcatgaagatatcgtGGCAGAAAAATTAGAAGAAGCGGTTGAGTCGGGTGCCGTAATTAAAGTATATAATAAAGGACTACATTCCTATAAAGCGCCTATGGCAAAGAGGCggattaaaatagaaaaaaatagcaATTTGTGTAAAATAGTTGCAAAAGCAGTGCATGATTTAGGTGAATGCGAGGgatcaacaataaaaacaattgaaaattatatacaaaagtttAATAACATAGATCTTGGTCCCGACGTTGATTTTCGTGCTATTATAAAAAGTTCTATTAGAAAAGCAGTGGATGCTGGATTTCTTGTACAGGAaggaaaattatacaaaaaggGGCGATCACTAACTACACCACGAAAGTCGTCATCCACCTTGGAGGTTACCGTGACTACT GGTGACGATAATTGTTCCTACTGTTCCGGTGATgcacaaaaaaatcgaaatggTATACCTGAGCCACTGAGCTCTTGCAAAAAGTGCGGCATGTCATTACACACGACATGTGCAAATATAGCAGCGAAGTGTAAATCACAATCATATGTGCTACTATATATGCTAGTTACGAAAGGTTCCATATGGTATTGTAAAAATTGCGCGGAATGTAGTATCTGCCAATGCACCGACCGGGGACCGTGTTTGCTGGAATGCTCGGCCTGTAAGAAAATGTATCATTTAACATGTTTGGACACTGTACCAGATAAAAAGCCCAAGCATCCTTATAG atgcAAAAATTGCATACTGCAAAATTTTGATGTTGTTAAGAAAGAGGTGACGAAGAAAGGCTTGGAAACAGTTAAAAATCG AAGTCAAACAGTAGGTGAAACGTATAAAGCGACCAGAGGTGGCAAGCTCGTGATGGCATCAACTTCTGAATACACTGGAACACGGCATAAAGAATGGATTGGTGGCAAGCTAAAGGATAAGCGTAGTATGGGTGCGGCGGCCGGAATTTCATGTAAACGTCAAATTATAGATGAAATAGACAATAATCCAACAACatcaaaactttcaaaatacGAAGGTTCCAAAGAAATGTACAAAGACATTTCTCTAAGTCAAGCTATTAAATCTTCACAGAATTTACAAAAGAGTATTGCGCATAATTcgcatttgaaaatgtttagacAGCGCAGACAATTTGCGGGGTTCCTTAATAAATTGGATGCATCGACGAACGATACAAAACgtacaaaaaagaaaacaccATCAGATTTATCGTCGTCGAGTTCTTCGAGTGATAGCGATGAAGATGATAATATGGACTTTGATGATGACAATCAAGACGATAGCACTTCATCGGGTTCATGTTCTTCAAGCAGTTCGGGTTCCGATTCGAGCGAGAGTAGCAGTGATAGTTCCGAATTCGACAATGAAGAAGATAATTATGAAGAAAATGATGACGATGATTGTGACTCGGATAAAA CAAAAAATTACACGTCACAAAATACCAAATCAAAAGATGAACATTGGGGCTTTGCTGCTGTTGCTAAAAATCGTGTTGACATATTTTCACAATCGCGAAATATGGAAACGGATAGTTTCGCGCTAAAAAAGTGTGGCAATATTTTAACTGGTTTCAATAAGAATTTAGTACCCGATGAGATAAACACGCGAAACAAACAAATGAATTACAAGCCATTACAAAATCTTGGCAACGAAGTTGACCAAATGGAAACGCGTACAACcaaagcaacagcaaaaaaGGATGACTTGCCAGAGACCAGTGTAGCGTCAGTAGAAGTCGCTGCCAATCGAAGTGCAAAAAAACCAGTGGAAAAAGTGCAGAAAAAGAAAGTAGCCACACTCAAGTCTGCGCCCCTGGATACAAAACGTACCGTCTATAAGAGCGATGACGATGAGGTGCCCTATTTGAATGAAAGCACTGTTATCAAGTATCAAATGATGGAAAATACAAATTACGCTAGAGGCGTAAAGCCCTTTACAAATGAAGAAAGTTCCTCCAATGAGAAGGTCGAATATGAAGAGGTGTATCCAGAGAATCCATTTG AAAATCAACCGCTACCAAATGGCGTAGAACAGAGTGATataacaatttataagaaaatacgTGAGAATGCTGCAAAGAAAATAACGGAATTGAAAAGCCTAAATGCGCTAACAAATGCCAATATTGGGCCAACACAAGAGCGTTGTCCATCGGCAATTGAAATCGGAAAGTGGCATATCGAAACCTGGTATTCGAGTCCTTTTCCACAAGAATATGCCAg ACTACCCAAATTGTATTTGTGcgaattttgtttgaaatatacAAAGAGCAGATCTGTGTTGGATCGGCATCAAAACAAATGTCTTTGGAAGCAACCACCAGGCACCGAAATATATCGTCATAACGATATATCGGTATTTGAGGTCGATGGCAATATTAacaagatatattgtcaaaatcTATGTTTGCTGGCCAAACTGTTTCTGGATCATAAAACACTTTACTATGACGTTGagccgtttttgttttatattttaacaaaaaacgaTAAGAAAGGTTGCCATCTGGTTGGCTATTTCTCTAAAGAGAAACACTGCGCACAGAAGTTTAATGTATCCTGCATATTGACAATGCCACAATTTCAAAGGCAGGGTTTCGGTAGATTCCTTATTGAATTTAGTTATCTGTTGAGTCGGGAAGAGGGTCAAGTTGGCACACCAGAAAAGCCACTATCCGATTTGGGCAGACTCTCATATTTCTCCTACTGGAAATCCATAATTTTGGAATATATTTACAGTCACAGAAATGATGGACGCATCACCTTCAAAGATATTGCCAACAAAACAGGACTAACCGTTTCCGATATAGCATTGGCATTtgaattgttaaattttattaaattgcgAAAGAATGAAGACGACATACGTTACCAGATCAATATCAAGGTTGATTGGGAGAAAGTGATATCACACTATAAGAAACTGCAGAACTCCAAACGTATACCATTAGAGACGGATTGTTTGCGCTGGAGTCCGCTGTTGTCCAAATCATTGACTGGCGATGGCACAAAATCCTCTGAAGAGAGTTTCTTGGATAGCTCCACGAGGTCCGATCAGATAGCTATCGAACGTATTAGATCACGAAAATCGAATTCGCTGATTGCGAACAATGcgcattttataaaaaaggaaACGATTACGAATGATGGCGGCAGCATGCACAGCAGTAAAAGTAAATTGTCCAATTTCAGCAATGATAAAATCGCCAGCGCAACTGTCGAACTAAATTTTCACAAGCGTAAACCCGCGCATGTAAAAAATACTAATACCGATTTAAAAAACTCCATGCATGAGGTGGTAGACGAAAGCAACGAACCGCCGAGTCAAGACGCACACGTGCAAAATAAGCTACCGGAAACAGTAGTCACAAAAATTGACACGAACAGTGATAATGCATACGTAAAAGCGGCCACAAGTATTGTCGTAGAAGTCGCCAGGAGGAATCCACGCAAACGCCATCTTAGCAGAGATGACGGCATTACACCGCCGACGGTTGAAGAGCCGGAAATCAGCAATAAGCCTGAAAAAAGACgaagaattcaaaattcacctgtGCAACCAGTTGTTGTTGCAGATAAGACGAAAGGTGAAGCGATGGATGCTATGGGTATTGAAGATGACAAACCAAGCAGCCGCGCACAAAGGTTGGCGAATCGTAATCAAAGTACACCCATTGTATCCACCAATAAACGGAAACATTTTGAACGACAAAATGAATTAAAGGTGAATATTAAACAAGAAGAGACGAATTCGGTAGAGAAAATGGCTATTGAACCTGAGCCGGAGCCTGAACCTGAACCTGCAGCGGAAACGGTACCAGAGCCTGCACCTGAAGCCATAGTCGAACCCGAAGCGGCAAAAGAATGCATAGGAGTGGAAGAGACGGCTGaagataaatcaataaaaaattgtaataatgaTAAACCGATCACAACCGTACCCAAATTGCGTGGCAAGAAGAGCATTGAGAAGAAAACCAATGACATGTATAATGACAGTAACACCAACAGCGCTAAAAATGACAGTGTAACCAGCGAACCGCACATTGCTGAGCAAGAACCGGACAGCAAGCaggaaacaaaaaacaatacagAACCGGCAGCTAACACCGTTTCCGAAACAGTAATAAAGAACGTCGAAGCAGACGTTGCGACAAATGCAATTGCTGAGCAAAAAGAAGAACAACAATCTCAACAAACGCAAATGCAATCAGAACCAGAGCCAGTACAAGAAATAAAACAGCCGATACAACAAACGGCGCCGTTGAAAACCGAAACATCCGCGTTGCCAGCGGGGAACGATGAAAAAGTGTTGGAAGCCGTagcgaagaagacaaagaagaCCTTTGCCGAATTAATGGTGGAGAATACCGACACCACCAGCGCCAGTGTCACAGCAGAGCCGAAGTTGAATTTGAACGATACTAAAAAGTCGCCGCACGAGAATGAGAACGAGCAAAACGAAGTAAATGTTAAGAGCGTAAATGCCGCCAGCgataatgcaacaacaattgccGTTGTCAATGTCAACGATgataaaccaaaaattttggaCGAAGTGGCTAAAGATGCTGCTGCTATGCCTGCAGACaatactgtgcaacatgttgAACAAAAAACCGAAATCGAAGTTAAAGCTAATGCGACTGCAGTTGCTGCCACTAAAAGTGAGCCGATCACAACAGAGGTAACACCAACAACTACAACAGTTGTTAAGGAACCATTATGTAAAATAGAATGTATTGAAACTGAGGCATCGCCTAAAATGGTAGCACAAATTTCACCAAAACCAACAATAAAAGAAGATTGTGCGAATTCGCCGTGCCTTACGAATGAGAAAAGCAGCAAGGATGACGAACAGAAAGATATCTACGAAAGTAGAAGTGATACAAAACAATTGGCTGCTGCAGCCGTAACGGCAaccacaccaacaacaacaacaacagcagcagcagcagcaactgtTACAATGCCCGCTGCATTGACGGCACCATCACTAGTCGCACCAACCGCAATGCCCCCAACTAACACAGCAATTGCGTCTGCACCTGTAATTGCACCCACACCGGTATTAACAGCGACACCGATGCCAACAGCAGTCGCAACACCAACCACGGCAACAGTTGCACCAGCACAGCAGCTGCAAATACCCAAGCCAACAACCAGTGAAGCAGCAATTATCTGCAAAACTGATCAGCTTGTTGAAACCAAACCCATCATGAATATTAAAACAGCATCGCCACACACAAAACCCTATGCAGACAATGCGCCTGAGAGCAAAATGAATGAGAAGAAGATCAAAAATTCTATGGAAAGCGCAGTTGCCGAAAGAAAGGAGAAGATTTACACCCAATCAAATAATATGCATGAAAGCAGTGaactgaataaattaaaaatacaaaaaatgaatGAAGCCGCTGCCGCGGCGGCAGCTGCAACAGCCACATTGGAATTGCAGAGGGCACATATGCAAGCGTCTGTTAAGAAGAGCGCCGCCAATCAAGCTGTCATATCAAATACTAACGCCATAAATACCGGTCGCAACGATGCGAGTAGCAATACTTCGTTTATGAAAACCGTTAAGGATAAACAAAAATCCATAATTACACATACAGACATTAAGATAAAAGAGGAAGACAAGCAAGTACAAGTTATAACCAATAAAGGCAGCGACGCCGCCCTGTTATCCTTGCATGAGAAGAATCCATACAACACGGCCGCAGTTGCCGCTGCCGAGCATCAGAAAATGCAAAACTCAATGGATTTAAATAAGATTGCCACGCCGTTTGCCATAAATCAAATACCGAATTACGCAAATACGCCACAATATTGGCAATGGGACTACTATGGCTACAATTTGTCAACATTGGAGGCCGCCAGTCATAAGaatcaaaataaattcaaagatCTAGCCACAAGCATGGCTTATTCGCACAATTTTACGCAGAATTTCTACCAATCCGCTATACAGCATCATGCGCATCAGCAtatgcagcaacagcagcagcagcaacaacagcaacagcagcagcagcaacaacagcaacagcagcaacaacagcaacagcagcaacaacaacatacaaaaGATAAATTGAAAAGCGATAGAAAAATGAGCGCCTGCAAGAAGGAAGATTCGGCTAAGAGTAGTGCAAATGCGAACAGTCAAAGCTTTAGCGGCAGCCGGGAGGATCCACATAATTGTGGTTTTTCAAATCCTCAAGCGTCCGCTTATGCTCAGAAATGCaataatatacaaacaaaatCCCACAAAATGTCCACAGACCAAACACAACACATCAAATCTTTAAATCTCTTGCCTAACGCTAGTTCTCGATTTTACAATCCAATACCCATACCCAGTAATGCGCTCGCTCAACAAGCTTTATGCGGTCAGAAAGTGCGCGGGGAGCACAACAATTTGAGTGCCGCTGAAGAGAATAAGGTAAAGCTGAGCGCACATAATGCCgccaatcaacaacaacaacaacaacagcagcagcagcatcaacaacaacaggcCGCGACACAAGATATTACAACACCAATGGCGTATAGTTCAGGCTCGTCAAATCATTCGGCGAGTAATTTGCATCATTATGATTGCGGCATGACTGTGCCGATGAATATGGATTCGCCATCGAGTATTGGCAGTGATATACAACAAAATACACCAGATCCAATACCTTCTACCACACCACActtacaacagcagcagcagcaacaacaacaatcacaataTTCTGATTGTTCAATGCAAAGCCATTCGGGAAATACACCGATGCACATGGCCATACAAACTTCACacattcaacaacaacagcagcaagctAATCTCAATTTAAATATGCCGTCGAGCAGCGCGCAGGGCTTAAATTCGCTTACAgcctcacaacaacaacaacatgggcAGCAAAATCGCAAAGTCAATCAGCAg GCTGAATTGGTAGCCAGCAGTTCGAATCAGCGTGCATCTACACCAAAGGCTATACGTGGCGGCAACACAACTGGCAACaatcagcaacagcaacatcgCCAGCCTAAAAGCACACCGCCCACTAATGCTGCTGTCAATGTCtctcaacaacagcaacaacaacagagtgtcaataataatcaaaatcTCTTGCAATCACAGCAAGAACATTTACAtaatatgcaacaacaatattcaCAACTAAGCGGTCAACATCACCACCAACAAAATATGCATATTGACTATATCACATCCATACCACCAAACATACAAAATTACTCTTCGAATGCAACCAACTCCTATGATATTGTTTCCATGCCCACAGTTATACCACAACGTATGGCCATCAGCAACACTGCACATTCGTTATCTAGTCCACATCAACGCACGTTGGATCAGTCCTCACCATCAGCATGTGCTGTAAATAATTtctatttacaaaataatttaacagCGAATGAGGCGGCCACATCACGCGTACCCGTACCGGCCTCATCGGCTGCGACCAATGCGAATGGcggtggcggtggtggtggcggcggtGTTGGTGTCATTCATATCAGTCCAGATCCTTCGGCGAGCTCGTCTAGCGGCAATGGTGACTCACAATTGGCACAAGATAATGTTTCCGAATCGTCATCATCGAATGCCGGCACCACACCAACACAAGTTGGTAATCTATGTAGCCTCTCGAAATTACAACAATTAACAAATGGTTTAGACATACAGCCATGCAACACTTCACCGGCTGGTCAGGTGAATTTGACACCACCGCCACATCATCCAGTGTCACACAATTCGATGACACCGCCACCACATCTATTGGTGACGCAAAATCGTAGTTTGGGCACACCACCCAATATGCTGCAACCGCAAATCAATCCACTGCAATATCATAAATACTATTCAAGCAACATGAATATTGCACCGATTGCGACATCACAAAATGTGAATAGGAATACGCGTAATACAGCATCGGCGCCGGTACAACATATTGCCGTATCGTCGGTGACCACATCATCGACCACCAGTCGCACCACCAATGTACACATTAGTCCGAATTTGATGCCACCATATGGTGCAATAAATGGTTATCGCATGACGACACCACAAGCGGCGGCCACACCGACCTATGCTGCTGGCGGTGATTATTCCAATTCGCAGATTCCAATGCAAATGGGGGTAATGAATATGCAATCGCAATATCCCGATGCCTGTGCCATTCAGCGAGCACAACAGAATTCGATGTATTCAACTTATCCACCCCCATATTTATCGTTGAACGGGGCTATGAGAAGATAA